The DNA region atatttttttttctctctttatttgtataatatatatatatatgattggtatataaaaaacaaaataaatagaTATGTAAACGTACgtatacaaatatatatatatatatatatatatatatatatatatatatattttaatatcttatttgaataaacaataaaaaaaattatatatttataaatatatatatgtatatataatttatataacaaagtttttcttttaaaataataacatatttttaacaagtataaatacaaatatatttatgttattataatattttggataattaaaaaatttatatataatttattattcagtgtaatattttgataatattatttatagtATGACAATAAATTAGattaataatttatgaaaaaatgtacacaaatataataatagaGAAAAGACAAATTAATTAAGTTATAAAATAAcagaattatatatatctttctagaaaataatataaaattctaagcatattatatatacatatataatatatataattaataataatatatttaacaAGATCATGCAaacaaaaatgaaaaaaaaaaaaaataaataaataaataaataaaataatttatattaaaaactatacatatattctatttattttaatatcttatttttttcatatattctgtattttgataaaattttaaaaatgaagggatttaaaagaattatcttaaacttaaaaatacaatatatatatttttctttttcatgGACAATTTCATAAACAATATATCTTAAGTATACTTATCTTAGAAggtttatatttttttttatcattttttatataatattaatgtatataaatttttatgtacataacaaatgatatataaaaattcacattttatttatattatgaaaatgtaaaatatatattatatatatatttaaaatgaaaaagaaagattatataattatgtgttaaaaaatatatatttaaaaaaaaaaaaaaaaaaaaaaaaaaatttaatgtgtacataataatatatatatatatatatatatatatatatctttgTGTTAAATGAATAGgattaaaataaaaaaaaatcatatatcaatattaaaatatgcAAGTGTGTTCAAATAGTAAcaatatatgaatatttacataatatCTAACAAAAGATACTATAAGGTAATATACATTAcatgtattattatatatatatatatatatataatataataatacatatataatttttttttttttttttttataataatgcatacataataacaattttgtaaatatatcaaagtggtatattattatataagcaatatattataaatatataaaatgatatttatataacttAATAAGGTgtaaaatttatatttaataaaatcatattattaataaaaatttagcacaaaaataacaattgtgtatttaaaaaaaatatattgttttttccttttttttttttttttttttttaattccttttttcttttggacaagtattatatgtttaacaaaaaaaaaaaaaaaaaaaaaaaaaaaaataaaatattatattatataatattataaatatatattaattaatatatttattaaataaatatatttttatatatatatatatNNNNNNNNNNNNNNNNNNNNNNNNNNNNNNNNNNNNNNNNNNNNNNNNNNNNNNNNNNNNNNNNNNNNNNNNNNNNNNNNNNNNNNNNNNNNNNNNNNNNNNNNNNNNNNNNNNNNNNNNNNNNNNNNNNNNNNNNNNNNNNNNNNNNNNNNNNNNNNNNNNNNNNNNNNNNNNNNNNNNNNNNNNNNNNNNNNNNNNNNNNNNNNNNNNNNNNNNNNNNNNNNNNNNNNNNNNNNNNNNNNNNNNNNNNNNNNNNNNNNNNNNNNNNNNNNNNNNNNNNNNNNNNNNNNNNNNNNNNNNaatttaaaaaatataatataaaaaaaaaatattttaaataaaaatttaaaaaaaaataaaaattattattattaaaaaaaaaaaaaatttttttttttttttttttttttttttttaaattaatttttatttttgaaaaataattatatatttaaaaaaaaaaaaaaaaaaaaaagaaaaaaatgaaatatgtataatatatatatatatatatatatgattaaaCAAATTATTGCATAcacaatattattatatatacatatatatgtatttatatatatataatatgaatgcaaaatattattaattacAAAGGTGTATActatattaataaataaataaacatatataatatatttatatatatatatatatattacatatatgtatatgttaTACCTATGCaagatataaaatacattAAGTAAAAACAGTTATTAAATTATGAtcaaattaaaaatgacaaaattattatgttatatatttaataatatatatatatatataatgcttatatactatatatatgaaaatatatatttttataatattatataattttataatttaataaatgtattttaAATAGCTTAACGATATACACAAGTTACACCCTTTTATAGGCAAATAAAATGTattgtataaatatatttaagtGTGTATGCATAGAAAcaaatatttcaaataaaaaaatgtaaaaatctaagaaatattatatatatatatatatatatatatatatataatacctaatagtaaaaataaaataaaattatgattcatttataaatataatttattatatataaattttatatataagtaaaaaatataaacaaatacatatttgtgctactaaaaaatatatatagtttcatattaaaatataattcttatatatatataatttccttttctttattttaaaaagagGTATGATTAtacaaaaaagaaagaaaaactaaataaaacaaataaattaagAAAGGAAATAATTATGTCACCTAATAAGTTTATATGAcaaaaatatgtatatatataaagttatatatatttttttcaaaattgTAGGATTATTAAAATGCTCATgcaaaattataaatatagaaaggcataaatttataataaaagaaaaaaaaaaaaaataaattaaaaaaatgttaaaattttaaataaagaaatatataaatgaaacaaaaaaaaaaaaaataataataataataataaaaataagaagcaaataaaaaatattttttttttttttttttttccgTTGTTGTTATATTGgtatacaaaaaaaaaaaaaaaataataataataataaaatataataacaataatacgttatatatatatatatatatacatatatgaatgaaattattaaatttatacaattattatatgtttaaataaatatctAAAGCAATTGAAAatttaaaacaaataaaaatatatatacatatatatttaatatattcttatatgttcaaatatttttaaatatatttatatttaaaaagtaCACAAATAAGAAAAGCACATAAATgtgcacatatatatgtttgtatattttttatttttttataattctAATTTGTGTGGTCTTCAAAGactttatataattatatatttgaaataataaataaataaataaataaataaacattctttatttattttatttacacTTTAAAACTTATTTTCCATTTtgaaaatatgaaatatgatctgtatcataatatatatatacatatatatattaagtatattttttttttttttttttaatttttaaagctctaatttatatatgtattttcatttaatgTAGTACTTTTCtttctataaatattatacagATCTTTAATTTCAACTGTATCATATGGATTATGaagattatatatattctcatttagttgtaaatattttttcttcacatcatttttatatttattttttgttttcttctttttgggaattttcttattcagtttattttcatcactatatatacttattttatttgagttatcatttttatatttagTGCTAACTAATTTAGTAGATTTTATTTCCTTCTTTTTATGGGagtttatattatttattttgttaaaattgtttattaaatttaattcGTCCTacatatatgaaaaataaaacatatatatatatatatatatatatatatatatatatatatatatatatttatttatttatttatttattccCTTAAAGaagttttatattttttaaattaagATTACCATATCATCAGCGAGACAATATTTTGCACAATTCGACAATACGTTCAATTCTTTTGAATTACTGAAACGTTCCAAGAAGGttctaaaaaataaaaataaataaatatatatatatatatatatacaaatgcctatatatatatatacattacATTATGTTGCTTATAAATCCGTCGGTGtattttataacatttttaaaaatgcTTTCTTGCtcttctatatttttattataagaatgtaattttcttttaagATTTTCAATCCTTTCTCTTTGTTGCATTAATTCCATATTATAGAGATGACACATGTCATCCATTTCGctacatttttttaatgttgCATTAATCTGCACaaaataatagaaataCAAAACTATGAAACTTATGATATTAAATGTATGTATGCTTTATTTAACACttcaaaatattaaagaGTAATAGcacattttattatgtacatcaaaatgataagcatatatatatatatatatatatatatatatatttatttatttatttatttatttaatagtcttttcttttcatatACTTGTCTACTGTGATCATACATCATACTTCCATTAAATATGAACGAAATgataaagaatataaaacaaGAGAATTTTTTGAACTTttaaaagtaataaaataaaattaatatattaaaagaaaacGTTTTTATGTCTAATGGATggattatataaatttactaatatttgtatataatatttataaagtaatttttcaatatgaatataacaacatttgaaaaaaaaaaacaaaaataattatttcattatatatatatatatatatatattatatgaatgTATAAATTACTATCattctaatttttttcctaaaaaaaaaatttacaatTTGTTAGCATAATAAGATGTACACAATTATTCTTGGTTTTTATAAGGTTAAccataatattttaaaatgtatgttaataaaaaatatatatgcaaAAACATAAATGCATATGATACTCATActaaataaatatatgtatacatatacatatatatatatatatatatgcatatatttttattattagtaACCTACAAAAGCTACATCACAGATATAAATTTACActaaaaaaatgtatttatatatatatgtatatttatattataataatgtattttttttttttttttttttttttaaatattatatgcatacaatatttatagatAAATGCACATTTCTTTAATGGTTGTAACAACAAAAagtttataaaaataaacttaatattaatgcacacaatttatatatatgtcaACATTTTGTTAGTTTtgtttattaaattatttattaatttttaattattttattatatatacatttttattttcttctattttccatagaaaaataaatggaaaaaaaaaagaaaagaaaatatgttaattttagatttatatatgtatgcCAATACTATTCataattttcattaaaaaaaaaattattacatctttcttttaaaattttctaACATAATGATTGTGCATTCAATAAACTGAAAAGACAATATagtattaaataaatacatatataaaaaaatataatatatttgaaaaagaaaaaaaagaaaagatGTGCTAAATGAGAAAAGCCTAAGAGgaaatacaaaaaatgataatataaaagattgtgtgttatatgtatgatttttatatttatcatataatcATATGATTACTCTTAATCTTTGTAATAAAAGTACATTTGTTTTATtagtacatatatatatttttagtTCTATTAGATgattaattttaaataattatagaATAAAACAATGAATCAcattcttttattattattattattattatatttttttcttttcgCATCATATAAGGGTTCtaaaacataatatttagATTTCTTCgtgttatatttataattactaataaattataaataaagaattttttctaattataaaattaaaatatctaaataatttttttcaaaaaatttCGTTTATCTTTTAGATTCTTTCTTCAACtagatatataaatatttaagtaattacattttatatatttttccttttttttattgattagcatatgaaataaactagaataaaataaaaataaataaattatatatatatatatatatatatatatatatttaacttttaatatatattttacacaggaataaaatttacattattaaaatattatattaattgtTATACTTTTTTCGTTCTATAATTATGTTAAAATGCTTGcatgtataaataatataaataaaataaaataaaataacacaaaagaaaagaaaaaacaatatGTTGTAATCAATTAagttataataaaaattttaataaatttagtttttcaaataatatatactttCTTTGATTTGCAAAGGGAGTAATAATGAACATTTACGAAAAggttataaatatatttattttgatctccttgtaaaataaattaatatatatgtatatatttatatatttatttattttattgtgTATGTTTGCTTCtttcaaatattttatataaactcctttcatttcattttattttattagtattgtaatttttttttttttttttttttttttttttttttgtaatataaGAGAGTATGGGTAATACATTAGGTATTGAATGCTCTTTCAACTCTGTTCATGTAACAACTGTGTTGATTAATAAAAAGTTAATAAAACAAAGTAATAATGATAGTATAACTGAAAAAGATATACGACAAGTagaggaaaaaaaattaccTAAGAATGTTAGTATTACAAGTAATgacaataaaataaatacgAATGTGTATTTATCTTGgttaaaagaaaaatacaaaagggaatatattaattctgtagaaaatatatcaaaatcTGATGATTCCAATAATTGTAATGatgattatattaaaatgaagaagaatACTTTTTCTTACATTTTGGATATACAAGACATTATTGATAGTGATGTTCAAATTTTTAGTTTAAAAAAGGATAGTGAAAAAAGTGtacacacacatatatcCATAAATGagttatataaatgttttcATGAAGATGATAATCTTGAAAAGAAATTTCTTAAATATCTTAATTTTGTAAAACATCACAAATTGGATAATTCTCAAATGgataaaatacatattcagaatttatatgatgatgaaatagctgaaatttatttttggtcctttaaattaaaatatttggATGAATGCATATTgacatattataaaaagaatataaataatatacttATAAATGTGACCGGGAAACATAAAAatcttataaaaaagaaatttcttcaaataacgggtaaaaataatatatttcatcataatgaaataacgtgtataaataattcaatATGTTTCCTAAAAAAGTTTATGCCAActaatttatattatttcacaaaatcaaatgaaaaaaatgaaacaGCTAGCTGTGCTAGCCAAAATGACGAAGACAATgaaaggaaaaaaaaaaaaaaaaatttactATATCAATCATTcataaataaagaagaagttaataaaataaagtCATATGTAATAGTGAATATGAAACGAGCTGTCTGTTATCATTTAGTTAATGAACAAAATTTCATAGAAAGAATAGGAACATTATATGTAGGATTTAAAACAGTTATGGgtctttttttattaattacAGGTAAACCTTGCTCTCTACAAAGAATATGCCAGTTAGCGAAAAATGGAATAAATACAACTTTTGACATGACAGTTCAGGATATATACGGAACGTCTTATTCGAATGCAGGTTTATGTAAAGATTTAACGGCATCCTTTTTTGGTAATGCTCAGCACATAGAAAATGTGAAGgatatttttaattcatatgatgatgagaaaaatattaatataaaagaagaagatgaTAAATTAATGAATGTTTATGAATATGAAGTTGAAAGCTCATGTTATGAGAATGTAAGCAATTGTATGAGTACAGAAATTAGTGAATGTGAGGAAATTTTTGGAACTGAAGAATGTATTGATTTTGAGTCTGAGAAGAATAacaataattattatatgaataaatatttttttttaaataaagataaaacAAAGAAATTGGTAGTATCAAATAAGAATTTTAAACTGCATCATAATTGCAAAATTCccatttttaattataatagtGATTCTAATTGTAATTACACGAGTAgttttaaaattaaagaaaaaatatttaagaataatattgaaGAGCGAGAGAACCAAGAAGAAGGATACTTACAAAAAGAAGATGATATCTTTGATATGAATGATATACATAAATCTTTCTCAATAAAAAATAGTTTAAGtgataatgaaataaatatacatgAATATCATCGAACAAACTacaatttaaaaaaaaataaaaaaattaaaaaattatttaaaaagcAATATCTAAATGAAAATGGTAAAATGATACATAATATACATTCTTCTATTCAGAAAGAAGTTAATTCGTTTATATTgaagaataaaaattttttttcatatagAACAGATGATGAACAAAAAGTCAAAGAAGAATGTGAAAGTATTacagaaaaaaatgtaagttatgaaacaaataataataaaatggaTAGTAAATTAAAGGATAAAACTTTagtaaaatataacaaCAAAATATGTGATTTATCCaaatcattattatcaatgGCTATATTTACGACAGtttatttatcatatattcattgtaatttatataatgttgatcacatattttttacagGATATAATTTTGAAGATGATGTATGCACAGAACTTTTTCAAATTATCATAAACTTTTTGTCTCATAATAGGcaaaaaatatactttGCAAAAATATCCAAATATATTAGTAGTTTAGGATCAGCTATAGAATTAATTAATTGGGAAGAAATTAACATAAACAATTAAAACattatacacatatatatatatatatatatatatatatatatattatgtacgcaatttattatttaaatacattacctaaaaatatatattttatatttacatatatatattttttaggaatcattgaaatattttgaatataaattatttctaaaaaaaatttttttttgaagattataaaatttttattttgaatattttttttttataaattttgtatttatgcttcaataatttatatattatatatatatggtaatatatataaatatgtatataaatatatatatatatataaatatatataatataatataatataaattattttatttttttgcATTTTGAAAActtttatatgtattttattttatttttttttttttataaaaggatcaaaaaaattattaaaaaaaaataaattttttaatatatataaaattttagAAATTTCAATTAATTTTCTGAATTGTCAAAATTCGATTATTtttagaatatataaataagtTATAAATAGTTCActttttgatatatatcttaaaaatttaaaaggtcgcattaaatttataaataaaatataaaatcaaatatataaaaaataataaaaaatgtaagaaaaaaacaacaaa from Plasmodium gaboni strain SY75 chromosome 14, whole genome shotgun sequence includes:
- a CDS encoding hypothetical protein (conserved Plasmodium protein, unknown function), whose translation is MMYDHSRQINATLKKCSEMDDMCHLYNMELMQQRERIENLKRKLHSYNKNIEEQESIFKNVIKYTDGFISNIITFLERFSNSKELNVLSNCAKYCLADDMDELNLINNFNKINNINSHKKKEIKSTKLVSTKYKNDNSNKISIYSDENKLNKKIPKKKKTKNKYKNDVKKKYLQLNENIYNLHNPYDTVEIKDLYNIYRKKSTTLNENTYIN
- a CDS encoding putative pantothenate kinase, whose product is MGNTLGIECSFNSVHVTTVLINKKLIKQSNNDSITEKDIRQVEEKKLPKNVSITSNDNKINTNVYLSWLKEKYKREYINSVENISKSDDSNNCNDDYIKMKKNTFSYILDIQDIIDSDVQIFSLKKDSEKSVHTHISINELYKCFHEDDNLEKKFLKYLNFVKHHKLDNSQMDKIHIQNLYDDEIAEIYFWSFKLKYLDECILTYYKKNINNILINVTGKHKNLIKKKFLQITGKNNIFHHNEITCINNSICFLKKFMPTNLYYFTKSNEKNETASCASQNDEDNERKKKKKNLLYQSFINKEEVNKIKSYVIVNMKRAVCYHLVNEQNFIERIGTLYVGFKTVMGLFLLITGKPCSLQRICQLAKNGINTTFDMTVQDIYGTSYSNAGLCKDLTASFFGNAQHIENVKDIFNSYDDEKNINIKEEDDKLMNVYEYEVESSCYENVSNCMSTEISECEEIFGTEECIDFESEKNNNNYYMNKYFFLNKDKTKKLVVSNKNFKLHHNCKIPIFNYNSDSNCNYTSSFKIKEKIFKNNIEERENQEEGYLQKEDDIFDMNDIHKSFSIKNSLSDNEINIHEYHRTNYNLKKNKKIKKLFKKQYLNENGKMIHNIHSSIQKEVNSFILKNKNFFSYRTDDEQKVKEECESITEKNVSYETNNNKMDSKLKDKTLVKYNNKICDLSKSLLSMAIFTTVYLSYIHCNLYNVDHIFFTGYNFEDDVCTELFQIIINFLSHNRQKIYFAKISKYISSLGSAIELINWEEININN